The Methylomonas koyamae genome has a segment encoding these proteins:
- a CDS encoding AAA family ATPase, with translation MSAGEKEILYGYLRIRSSAPKNSIILLDEPELHLNPRLIRNLPEFYRRHLGEALNNQLWLVTHSDALLREAVGKPGFSVFHMFPCGINGGRGQLRQLSASEDLDLAMADLVGDLAAYRPDGTAILFEGGGDTDFDQSIVARLFPNELAGVNLLSGSNKTKVEALHDVLNRAYTKGDLPIRFFAITDGDSEASAPPPSGVRRFRWDVYHIENYLLEPRYVVEAVNIIDPSSRMDIETGLEALRSAARTVVFKALRQRMCDYVNSKIVNCIDIKFDPAAEEIARYTNEAAERSLSKVETVVKEQLTQKALFEKQTEWKSEIEAAFGDGSWKKILPGREILKAFVSQQRLSISYEILRNLIVSRMVDSGFQPEGMKRVILKIVTESSSPRIN, from the coding sequence TTGTCGGCAGGTGAAAAAGAAATTTTGTACGGGTATCTTCGAATTAGAAGCTCAGCTCCGAAAAATTCAATAATTTTGCTTGATGAGCCTGAACTACACCTCAATCCTCGCCTTATTAGAAACCTCCCAGAGTTCTATCGGCGCCATCTAGGAGAAGCTCTTAACAATCAGCTTTGGCTGGTCACTCATTCCGATGCGCTTTTACGAGAAGCTGTTGGAAAACCTGGTTTCAGTGTCTTTCATATGTTCCCTTGTGGAATAAATGGCGGGCGCGGACAGCTTCGGCAATTGAGCGCAAGCGAAGACCTAGATCTTGCAATGGCTGATTTGGTTGGTGATCTCGCTGCTTACCGACCCGATGGGACTGCGATACTGTTCGAAGGCGGTGGGGATACCGACTTTGATCAAAGTATCGTTGCAAGGCTTTTCCCTAATGAACTGGCCGGTGTAAACCTTCTCTCTGGTAGCAATAAAACAAAAGTTGAAGCCCTACACGATGTTCTCAATCGGGCCTACACAAAGGGGGATCTTCCTATCCGTTTTTTTGCGATAACTGATGGCGACTCAGAGGCTAGTGCGCCTCCTCCAAGTGGCGTCCGTCGTTTTAGGTGGGACGTTTATCATATTGAGAATTACTTGCTAGAACCCCGCTATGTTGTTGAAGCAGTAAATATTATTGATCCATCTAGTCGGATGGACATAGAAACTGGACTAGAAGCTCTTAGAAGTGCTGCTAGAACAGTTGTTTTCAAAGCGCTCAGGCAAAGAATGTGCGACTATGTAAACTCTAAAATCGTAAACTGTATAGATATTAAATTCGATCCTGCTGCTGAAGAGATTGCGCGATATACAAATGAAGCAGCGGAGCGGTCTCTGTCCAAAGTGGAAACGGTCGTAAAAGAACAGTTGACACAGAAGGCACTTTTTGAAAAACAGACTGAATGGAAATCCGAAATTGAGGCTGCATTTGGAGATGGATCTTGGAAAAAAATTCTGCCTGGCCGGGAAATTCTGAAGGCATTTGTTTCCCAACAAAGACTTTCGATTTCCTATGAAATACTACGTAATTTGATCGTAAGTCGAATGGTCGATTCAGGGTTTCAACCAGAAGGCATGAAGCGTGTTATTTTGAAAATTGTCACAGAAAGCTCATCACC
- a CDS encoding IS256 family transposase: MTLPKAIPTDLIDTLLSGYQKPEDLLGENGLLKQLTKALVERALEAEMTEHLGHAKHESVCNATGNTRNGKSRKTLKGDFGALPIEIPRDRHGQFEPQIIGKHQSRWTGFDDKIISLYARGLTVREIQSHLEELYGTEVSPTLISSVTDAVIEEVKAWQLRPLDPVYPIVYLDCIHVKVRDTGAVRVKAVYLAIGINLQGEKEVLGLWIAQTEGAKFWLQVVTDLKNRGVQDIFIACVDGLKGFPEAIETVYPHAAVQLCIVHLVRNSLNYVSWKMRKQIAGDLKRIYQSASVVEAEQRLAEFETQWNEAYPPIAQIWRRNWDRIIPFFDYPPEIRRIIYTTNAIESVNMSLRKITKNRGSFPSDEALSKLFYLALMNISQKWTMPLHDWKAALNRFSIQFEDRMPNR; this comes from the coding sequence ATGACCTTACCAAAAGCCATCCCAACCGACCTAATTGATACCTTATTGTCGGGCTATCAAAAACCTGAAGACCTGCTGGGCGAAAATGGCCTGCTAAAACAACTCACCAAGGCCTTGGTCGAGCGAGCCTTAGAAGCCGAAATGACTGAACATTTAGGCCATGCCAAGCATGAGTCAGTCTGCAACGCCACCGGCAACACCCGCAATGGCAAGAGCCGTAAAACCCTCAAAGGCGATTTTGGCGCATTGCCGATTGAGATTCCCCGTGATCGTCATGGTCAGTTCGAGCCGCAAATCATTGGCAAACACCAATCCCGCTGGACGGGCTTTGATGACAAGATCATTTCACTCTATGCCCGAGGTCTGACCGTCAGGGAAATCCAGAGCCATCTGGAAGAACTGTATGGCACTGAAGTTTCACCCACCTTGATCTCCTCGGTGACGGACGCCGTGATTGAGGAAGTCAAAGCCTGGCAATTGCGGCCGCTTGATCCGGTTTACCCCATCGTTTATCTCGATTGTATCCACGTCAAAGTGCGCGATACCGGTGCCGTTCGTGTCAAGGCCGTTTATCTGGCCATAGGGATTAACCTGCAAGGAGAGAAGGAAGTGCTGGGCTTGTGGATCGCCCAAACCGAAGGCGCCAAGTTTTGGTTACAGGTCGTGACAGACCTCAAGAATCGCGGCGTGCAAGACATCTTCATTGCCTGTGTCGACGGTTTGAAAGGCTTCCCGGAAGCGATTGAAACCGTCTATCCACACGCCGCCGTCCAACTGTGTATCGTCCACCTAGTCCGCAACAGCCTGAACTATGTCAGTTGGAAAATGCGTAAACAGATCGCCGGCGATCTCAAACGAATATACCAATCCGCCAGCGTCGTTGAAGCAGAGCAAAGGCTGGCTGAGTTCGAGACGCAGTGGAACGAGGCCTACCCGCCCATTGCTCAAATTTGGCGACGTAATTGGGATAGAATCATTCCCTTCTTCGACTATCCGCCCGAGATACGCCGCATCATTTACACTACGAATGCGATCGAGTCGGTGAACATGAGTTTGCGGAAAATCACCAAGAATCGCGGCTCATTTCCCAGTGATGAAGCCTTGTCGAAATTGTTCTATTTGGCCCTGATGAATATCAGTCAAAAATGGACCATGCCGTTGCATGACTGGAAAGCGGCTTTGAATCGGTTTAGCATTCAGTTTGAAGACAGGATGCCCAATCGATAA
- a CDS encoding AAA family ATPase yields the protein MKIDTLSISNFRGIENAEIRNAGDTIIIAGQNGSGKSCVFDAIRLLKSVYGGYHQNEWQNWFGEFQVNPNSRAEELRGFFNDPLKTVSIDCCFKLREDEKVFINANAAMLLEDSIWRMLLPEAFQWGGYHMAMFNAQFRERAPEVQQKINASLPILKAELQQEVIVGHVEMQPGGRLQLSDSILLSTIFTNFRPNDLGVIDYHGAQRHYGREMVQGINLSLENKTQSYSQHALYNYSNKYANVKSEMASGFVRELLAEKSGNEQEKAKGLTETLRGCKNFCVNGH from the coding sequence GTGAAAATTGATACTCTCTCTATTTCAAACTTTCGTGGTATCGAGAATGCTGAAATCAGAAACGCCGGCGACACTATTATTATCGCAGGTCAAAACGGTTCGGGTAAGTCTTGCGTATTCGATGCAATCCGTCTGCTTAAATCAGTTTATGGCGGCTACCATCAAAACGAATGGCAAAACTGGTTTGGCGAGTTCCAGGTTAATCCAAACAGCCGGGCTGAAGAACTTAGAGGTTTCTTCAATGATCCATTGAAAACCGTATCAATTGATTGCTGTTTCAAGCTTCGGGAAGATGAAAAGGTGTTTATTAACGCAAATGCGGCAATGCTTCTTGAAGATAGTATTTGGCGAATGCTGTTGCCTGAGGCATTCCAGTGGGGTGGTTACCACATGGCAATGTTTAATGCGCAATTCCGCGAACGGGCCCCCGAGGTTCAACAAAAAATCAATGCGAGCTTGCCTATACTAAAGGCCGAACTTCAGCAGGAAGTAATTGTTGGCCATGTCGAAATGCAACCTGGCGGTCGATTGCAGCTATCTGACTCTATTTTATTGTCGACAATTTTTACAAATTTCAGGCCCAATGACCTTGGAGTTATTGATTACCATGGCGCTCAGCGCCATTACGGTCGAGAAATGGTTCAGGGGATAAACTTGAGCCTAGAAAACAAGACCCAATCGTACAGTCAGCACGCCCTTTACAACTATTCAAATAAATATGCCAACGTAAAGAGTGAGATGGCTTCAGGCTTCGTACGTGAACTTCTTGCAGAAAAAAGTGGTAATGAACAAGAAAAGGCTAAAGGCCTTACTGAGACGCTTAGAGGGTGTAAGAATTTTTGTGTAAACGGCCATTAG
- a CDS encoding FmdB family zinc ribbon protein translates to MIYEYKCHACGHVQEELHKHTELNTFQFKCDACGFGAGERLISAPRLVSVGSVDSNVFLGGNLTKFDTLNGKPKRQQKIYSKLPKAA, encoded by the coding sequence ATGATTTACGAATACAAATGTCACGCGTGCGGCCACGTTCAGGAAGAGCTGCACAAGCACACTGAGCTCAACACGTTTCAATTCAAATGCGATGCCTGCGGTTTTGGAGCTGGCGAGCGTTTAATCTCGGCACCAAGGCTTGTTAGCGTTGGTAGCGTCGATAGCAACGTTTTCTTAGGTGGGAACCTCACTAAGTTTGACACGTTGAACGGCAAGCCAAAGCGTCAGCAAAAGATTTATTCAAAGCTGCCGAAAGCCGCATAA
- the coaBC gene encoding bifunctional phosphopantothenoylcysteine decarboxylase/phosphopantothenate--cysteine ligase CoaBC, with protein MGRVINKRILLGVCGGIAAYKAAELLRLLRKQGCEVRVVMTAAATRFLAPLTFQALSGHGVHSELLDPDQEQAMSHIHLARWADLLLIAPATADMLAKMAHGLADDLLSTVYLAAECPVYVAPAMNQAMWAKPVTQANIARLQQHGVVTIGPAAGEQACGEQGFGRMVEPAEIVESVLADSAGNYLAGLKLVVSAGPTREPLDPVRFISNRSSGKMGYALARAAVAAGADVTLVSGPVQLPAPTGAELVEVETALQMHEAVLKACRNADVYIGAAAVADYRAKQIAAHKLKKAETGADVIQLEKNPDIVADVAALQPKPWVVGFAAETEDLENYALGKLRSKNLDMIAANWVGRAEGGFDSERNALQVFWRDGRKALEMADKTSLAVQLLQLIAERMHEKNPTKNP; from the coding sequence TTGGGGCGTGTTATTAACAAGCGAATTTTACTGGGGGTTTGCGGTGGTATCGCAGCTTATAAAGCGGCGGAATTGCTGCGCTTGTTGCGCAAGCAAGGCTGCGAGGTCCGGGTGGTGATGACCGCCGCCGCTACCCGGTTCCTGGCGCCGCTGACTTTCCAGGCCCTGAGCGGACACGGCGTCCACAGCGAATTGCTCGATCCGGACCAGGAGCAGGCGATGAGCCATATCCATCTGGCGCGCTGGGCCGACCTGCTACTCATCGCGCCGGCGACCGCCGACATGCTGGCGAAAATGGCGCACGGATTGGCCGACGATTTGTTGTCGACGGTGTATTTGGCCGCCGAATGCCCGGTTTACGTCGCGCCGGCCATGAATCAGGCGATGTGGGCCAAACCGGTAACCCAGGCCAATATCGCCCGTTTGCAGCAACACGGTGTGGTGACCATCGGGCCGGCCGCCGGCGAGCAGGCTTGTGGCGAGCAGGGGTTTGGGCGCATGGTCGAACCGGCCGAAATTGTCGAAAGCGTATTGGCCGATTCCGCAGGCAACTATCTTGCCGGCTTGAAACTGGTGGTCAGCGCCGGCCCGACCCGCGAGCCGCTGGATCCGGTGCGATTTATCAGTAACCGCAGTTCCGGCAAGATGGGTTACGCGCTGGCCCGTGCCGCGGTCGCCGCCGGCGCCGATGTGACTTTAGTCAGCGGCCCGGTACAGTTGCCGGCGCCGACCGGTGCCGAATTGGTCGAGGTCGAAACCGCATTGCAGATGCACGAGGCTGTACTGAAAGCTTGCCGCAATGCCGACGTTTATATCGGTGCCGCGGCGGTTGCAGACTACCGGGCCAAGCAGATCGCCGCGCATAAGCTGAAAAAAGCCGAAACCGGCGCCGATGTGATTCAGTTGGAAAAGAATCCGGACATCGTCGCCGATGTTGCCGCGCTGCAACCCAAGCCCTGGGTAGTGGGTTTTGCCGCCGAAACCGAAGATCTGGAAAACTACGCGCTGGGCAAGCTGCGCAGTAAAAATCTGGACATGATTGCCGCTAACTGGGTGGGCCGGGCCGAAGGCGGCTTCGATTCCGAGCGCAACGCCTTGCAGGTGTTTTGGCGGGACGGCCGCAAGGCGCTGGAGATGGCCGACAAAACCAGTCTGGCCGTGCAGTTGTTGCAATTGATTGCCGAGAGAATGCATGAGAAAAATCCAACTAAAAATCCTTGA
- the dut gene encoding dUTP diphosphatase produces the protein MRKIQLKILDPRLGEQIALPAYATPGSAGLDLRACLEQAITLQPGETALIPTGLAIHIDDPHLAAVLLPRSGLGHKHGIVLGNLVGLIDSDYQGQVFVSCWNRGAEPFTVEVGERIAQMVFVPVAQVDFECVTEFDASHRGSGGFGHSGRH, from the coding sequence ATGAGAAAAATCCAACTAAAAATCCTTGATCCGCGTTTGGGCGAACAGATCGCATTGCCGGCTTACGCCACGCCGGGTTCGGCCGGATTGGATTTGCGCGCCTGTCTGGAGCAGGCGATAACGCTGCAACCCGGCGAGACCGCGCTGATTCCGACCGGTCTGGCGATCCATATCGACGATCCGCATTTGGCTGCGGTGTTGTTGCCGCGCTCCGGCTTGGGTCATAAACACGGCATCGTGTTGGGTAATCTGGTCGGCTTGATCGATTCGGATTACCAGGGGCAAGTGTTCGTGTCCTGCTGGAATCGCGGGGCCGAGCCGTTTACCGTCGAAGTGGGCGAACGTATCGCCCAAATGGTGTTCGTGCCGGTCGCGCAAGTGGATTTCGAATGCGTGACCGAATTCGATGCCAGCCATCGCGGCAGCGGCGGCTTCGGCCACAGCGGCCGGCATTAA
- a CDS encoding phosphomannomutase/phosphoglucomutase: protein MGRIFSIIAGVAVFMVLLAGGGAYWFSAAKVADTQQASVTAVANGMAVSLASQIDTLQHVVDGLAQAPDVVAALSSENQDAAVRNAVAARLQQVIPNALKVRLLPANVSEPDLAQAPNMGFADLEMVRATLAANQKPSVQGEGEHRHLAITSLVSKNQQPIGVILVSLKPDALQLLIGKTNFNGGFVEVRQETAVLASAGNPAAKLDDPQSMPLINSRWQLDLWIGEATELADVVLFLCIILIPALLVSLAFFIGYRKLADYLRHDQSSILKAAKDMMTGKSAGHYPVQLDEMRPIVSTLAQFKRILEHEKQPEKAVEVDEDFDFFEESFDMDFVEPSQAPAAPAQYASVPVALASAPVNLPAAEPAPAAAPAKPAAKTIDIFKAYDIRGVVGRDLTPETVRAIGVVFANEARQQQVKIVVLGRDGRLSSPELADALAQGLTAGGCDVLDIGLVPTPLLYFVAHHSEGRSGLMVTGSHNPKEYNGLKLVLNGETLAGEKLQQLKKRLEAGDYSQTEPGSIQRNSLFSNEYIGMITEDLHLVRPMKVVVDCGNGAAGRLAPMLLKTLGCEVVELFCEIDGNFPNHHPDPSQPENLADLVSAVKHYAADIGLAFDGDGDRLGVVDSTGKIIWPDRQMMLFARDVLTHKPGSEIIYDVKCSRHLHDQIVKRGGRPLMWKSGHSLMKAKVKETSAALAGEMSGHIFFNDRWFGFDDALYAGARLIEILSNDMRGSGDVFADLPDSINTPELHVALAEGEGPGFMERLSALAEFKDGKINNIDGMRVEFADGWGLVRASNTTPVLTVRFEADSQDAMQRIQARFRQLLLQVNPELHLPF from the coding sequence ATGGGGCGTATTTTCAGCATCATCGCCGGCGTTGCCGTTTTTATGGTCTTATTGGCCGGCGGTGGCGCGTATTGGTTTTCGGCGGCTAAAGTCGCCGACACCCAGCAAGCCAGCGTTACGGCCGTGGCGAACGGCATGGCCGTCAGTTTGGCTAGCCAAATCGACACGCTACAGCACGTGGTAGACGGTTTGGCGCAAGCGCCTGACGTGGTCGCCGCATTGAGTTCGGAGAATCAGGATGCCGCGGTGCGCAACGCCGTGGCGGCAAGGTTGCAACAGGTGATTCCGAATGCGCTGAAAGTGCGTTTGTTGCCGGCCAACGTCAGCGAGCCCGATTTGGCCCAGGCGCCGAATATGGGGTTCGCTGATTTGGAAATGGTTAGGGCGACGCTTGCCGCCAATCAAAAGCCGTCGGTGCAAGGCGAGGGCGAACACCGCCACTTGGCGATCACCAGCCTGGTCAGCAAAAATCAGCAGCCGATCGGCGTCATTTTGGTCAGTTTGAAGCCTGATGCGTTGCAACTGTTAATAGGTAAGACCAATTTCAACGGCGGTTTCGTCGAGGTCCGGCAAGAGACCGCCGTGTTGGCCAGTGCCGGCAATCCGGCGGCCAAACTCGATGATCCGCAATCCATGCCGCTGATCAATAGCCGCTGGCAACTGGATTTGTGGATAGGCGAGGCTACCGAACTGGCCGATGTCGTGCTGTTTTTATGCATCATTCTGATTCCGGCGCTGTTGGTAAGCCTGGCGTTTTTTATCGGTTACCGAAAATTGGCCGATTACTTGCGGCACGACCAGAGCAGTATCCTGAAAGCGGCCAAGGATATGATGACCGGCAAAAGCGCCGGACATTATCCGGTGCAATTGGACGAAATGCGCCCCATCGTCTCGACGCTGGCCCAATTCAAACGCATCCTGGAACACGAGAAGCAGCCCGAGAAAGCGGTCGAAGTCGACGAAGATTTCGATTTTTTCGAAGAGTCGTTCGATATGGATTTCGTCGAACCTTCCCAGGCTCCAGCGGCGCCGGCCCAGTACGCCAGCGTTCCGGTGGCGTTGGCTTCGGCGCCGGTCAATTTGCCGGCGGCGGAGCCGGCGCCGGCCGCAGCTCCGGCCAAACCCGCGGCCAAGACCATCGATATTTTTAAAGCCTACGATATTCGCGGCGTGGTCGGGCGCGACCTGACGCCGGAAACGGTGCGGGCGATCGGCGTGGTGTTCGCAAACGAAGCGCGGCAACAGCAGGTCAAGATCGTAGTGTTGGGGCGCGACGGCCGGCTGTCCAGCCCAGAATTGGCCGATGCGTTGGCCCAGGGCCTGACTGCCGGCGGTTGCGACGTATTGGATATCGGGCTGGTGCCCACGCCGCTGCTGTATTTTGTAGCCCACCACAGCGAAGGGCGGAGCGGCTTAATGGTTACCGGTAGCCATAACCCGAAAGAGTACAACGGCCTCAAGCTGGTGTTGAACGGCGAGACGCTGGCCGGCGAAAAATTGCAGCAGTTGAAAAAGCGTCTGGAAGCCGGCGATTACAGCCAGACCGAACCGGGCTCGATTCAGCGCAACAGCCTGTTCAGCAACGAATATATCGGCATGATCACCGAAGATTTGCATTTGGTGCGGCCGATGAAAGTCGTGGTCGATTGCGGCAATGGCGCGGCGGGGCGTTTGGCGCCGATGTTGTTGAAAACCCTGGGCTGCGAAGTGGTCGAGCTGTTTTGCGAGATCGACGGTAACTTTCCCAACCACCACCCCGATCCGAGCCAACCGGAAAACCTGGCCGATTTGGTTTCGGCCGTCAAGCATTACGCCGCCGATATCGGCTTGGCTTTCGACGGCGACGGCGACCGTCTGGGCGTCGTGGACTCGACCGGCAAAATCATCTGGCCGGACCGGCAAATGATGTTATTCGCCCGCGACGTGCTGACCCATAAACCCGGCTCGGAGATTATTTACGACGTTAAGTGTTCGCGGCATTTGCACGACCAGATCGTCAAGCGCGGCGGCCGGCCGTTAATGTGGAAAAGCGGGCATTCGCTGATGAAGGCCAAGGTGAAAGAAACCTCGGCAGCGCTGGCCGGCGAAATGAGCGGGCATATCTTTTTCAACGACCGCTGGTTCGGCTTCGACGATGCGCTGTATGCCGGCGCCCGGTTGATCGAAATTCTGTCCAACGATATGCGCGGCAGCGGCGACGTGTTTGCCGACCTGCCGGACAGTATCAATACGCCGGAACTGCACGTTGCGCTTGCGGAAGGGGAGGGTCCCGGTTTCATGGAGCGCTTGTCCGCGCTGGCCGAGTTTAAAGACGGCAAGATCAATAATATCGACGGCATGCGCGTCGAATTTGCCGACGGCTGGGGTTTGGTACGGGCTTCCAATACTACGCCGGTGCTGACCGTCCGTTTCGAAGCGGATAGCCAGGACGCCATGCAGCGGATCCAGGCCCGCTTCAGGCAATTGCTGCTGCAAGTCAACCCCGAACTTCATTTGCCATTTTAA
- the argB gene encoding acetylglutamate kinase, producing the protein MKEKTAHQIAHVLIEALPYIQKFKGRTVVIKFGGNAMVDDALKHSFARDIVLMKLVGINPIVVHGGGPQIGNLLGRLGKTSEFVDGMRVTDSETMDVVEMVLGGLVNKEIVNLINVHGGKAVGLTGKDGNFIHARKINITKAGASLDDAPEIIDLGHVGEVSSIDPAVVEMLGNSDFIPVIAPIGVGKDGHSYNINADLVAGKVAEVLKAEKLMLLTNTPGILDKEGNLLTGLTLTDIDNLIADGTISGGMIPKTRCATDALKGGVTSVHIIDGRVDHAVLLELFTDQGVGTLLLRR; encoded by the coding sequence ATGAAAGAAAAAACCGCACACCAGATTGCCCACGTTCTCATCGAAGCCTTGCCGTATATTCAGAAATTCAAGGGCAGGACGGTCGTGATCAAGTTCGGCGGCAACGCCATGGTCGACGATGCGTTGAAGCACAGCTTCGCCCGCGATATCGTGTTGATGAAATTGGTAGGGATCAATCCTATCGTAGTGCACGGCGGCGGCCCGCAGATCGGTAACTTGTTGGGACGATTGGGCAAGACCTCCGAGTTCGTCGATGGTATGCGCGTCACTGACAGCGAAACCATGGATGTGGTCGAAATGGTATTGGGCGGTTTGGTCAATAAGGAGATCGTCAATTTGATCAACGTTCACGGCGGCAAGGCGGTGGGGTTGACCGGTAAAGACGGCAATTTCATCCACGCCCGCAAAATCAACATCACTAAAGCGGGGGCGTCGCTGGACGACGCGCCGGAAATCATCGATTTAGGCCACGTCGGCGAGGTCAGCAGCATCGATCCCGCTGTCGTGGAAATGCTGGGCAACAGCGATTTCATTCCGGTGATTGCGCCTATCGGCGTCGGCAAGGACGGTCATTCTTATAACATCAACGCCGATTTGGTGGCGGGCAAGGTCGCCGAGGTGTTGAAAGCCGAAAAGCTGATGCTGCTGACCAATACGCCGGGCATTTTGGATAAGGAAGGCAATCTGTTGACCGGATTGACCTTGACCGATATCGATAATTTAATCGCCGACGGTACGATATCGGGCGGCATGATTCCGAAGACGCGCTGCGCGACCGATGCCTTGAAAGGCGGAGTTACCAGCGTCCATATCATCGACGGCCGGGTCGACCATGCCGTGCTGCTGGAACTGTTTACCGACCAAGGCGTCGGTACCTTACTGCTGCGCCGCTAA
- a CDS encoding DUF4124 domain-containing protein: MGTPNNTAKRRLLALVLALPMLAAGPAFAKKMYRWVDDNGNVYFSDQVPPDQVQHKRETLNEKARVTNVVEKAKTAEQIAQQKRLDELRKEQEKIIAKQAANDKVLLSTFRNIEDLQKAIANKTAALDAARKVIEGNIDLLESQLRQQQQQAANLERSGSKLPDKLLNDIAASKQQIEFAKQDLQRHQLERQNSEKEFKADIARFQFLTQTQRTGKTDKSSLAASNASNELGLFVCEDAAQCEKAWKIAGEFVASNSTTDQDVASEKLIMRAAPQTDTDLSLSASLLENNNVRQIFLDIRCRQSSLGAELCASAKAQAIREAFAPYIQSQLAAQQ, from the coding sequence ATGGGCACACCGAACAACACCGCCAAACGCAGGCTGCTCGCGCTGGTTCTGGCCTTGCCGATGCTGGCCGCGGGTCCGGCTTTTGCCAAAAAAATGTACCGTTGGGTCGACGACAACGGTAACGTCTATTTTTCCGACCAAGTGCCGCCCGATCAGGTCCAGCACAAACGGGAGACCTTGAACGAAAAGGCCAGAGTCACCAACGTCGTGGAAAAAGCCAAAACTGCCGAACAAATCGCCCAGCAGAAGCGGCTGGACGAACTGCGCAAGGAACAGGAAAAGATCATCGCCAAGCAAGCGGCCAACGATAAAGTCTTGTTGAGTACGTTCCGCAACATCGAAGATTTGCAGAAAGCGATCGCCAACAAAACCGCGGCGCTCGACGCCGCACGCAAGGTTATCGAGGGCAATATCGACTTGCTGGAATCCCAGCTTCGGCAACAGCAGCAGCAAGCGGCCAACCTGGAGCGAAGCGGCAGCAAATTGCCCGATAAATTACTCAACGATATCGCCGCCAGCAAACAGCAAATCGAGTTCGCCAAACAAGACCTGCAACGCCACCAATTGGAACGGCAGAACAGCGAAAAAGAATTCAAAGCCGATATCGCCCGCTTTCAGTTTTTGACGCAAACCCAACGAACCGGAAAAACCGACAAATCCTCGTTAGCCGCCAGCAACGCCAGTAACGAATTAGGCCTGTTCGTCTGCGAGGATGCCGCTCAATGCGAAAAAGCCTGGAAAATCGCCGGCGAATTCGTAGCCAGTAACTCCACTACCGACCAAGACGTGGCAAGCGAAAAGCTGATCATGCGCGCCGCACCGCAGACCGACACCGACTTGAGCCTGTCGGCGTCGCTGCTGGAAAACAATAATGTCCGCCAGATCTTTCTCGACATTCGCTGCCGCCAATCCAGCCTCGGCGCCGAACTATGCGCCAGCGCCAAGGCCCAAGCCATTCGCGAAGCATTCGCCCCGTATATCCAATCCCAGTTAGCGGCGCAGCAGTAA
- a CDS encoding YggT family protein, whose translation MGSNYMTDPLVFLIDTLFSLYILAVALRFLLQWTQADFYNPISQFLVKITHPPLRIMRRFIPAIGRIDSSSLVLALALQMVANFSILALKGLSISVVALLLLSFTDLIKMLLDIFVYAIFAAAILSWFAPGNYGSASSILYSLTEPLLNVCRRVLPDLGGIDLSPLAALVLLQLAKMMVLPPLHQLATILG comes from the coding sequence ATGGGCAGTAACTATATGACCGATCCCTTGGTATTTTTGATCGACACGCTGTTCTCGCTGTATATCCTAGCGGTTGCCTTGCGCTTTCTGCTGCAATGGACTCAAGCCGATTTTTACAATCCGATTTCGCAGTTTCTAGTCAAAATCACCCATCCGCCGCTACGGATCATGCGCCGCTTTATCCCGGCAATCGGCCGCATCGACAGCTCCTCGCTGGTTCTGGCGTTGGCGCTGCAAATGGTCGCCAATTTTTCGATTCTGGCGCTCAAAGGCCTATCGATCAGCGTGGTCGCGCTGCTGCTACTGTCGTTTACCGATCTGATAAAAATGCTGCTGGACATCTTCGTCTATGCGATTTTCGCCGCCGCGATCCTGAGCTGGTTCGCTCCCGGCAATTACGGCAGCGCCTCTTCTATCCTGTATAGCTTGACCGAACCGCTGTTGAACGTCTGCCGCAGAGTATTGCCCGACCTGGGCGGGATCGACTTGTCGCCGCTGGCTGCACTGGTTTTGTTGCAACTGGCGAAAATGATGGTGTTGCCACCGCTGCATCAGTTAGCCACGATTTTGGGCTAG